In Candidatus Omnitrophota bacterium, the genomic stretch TTACATTGAAGAAGGAAACAGTAGCTTAGGCGGACTATGAGGTTACTTGAGGTTAGCGGTTTAACAAAGTCTTACGGACCTAAGACCGTAGTGCGCGAAGTTTCGCTTTCAGTTAAGAGAGGCGAGATCGTTGGCTTGCTCGGACCAAACGGAGCTGGAAAGACTACGACTTTTTATATGGTTGTTGGGATAATCGCTCCGGATAAAGGGCATATTCTATTTGATAATCGTGAGATAACTTCATTTGCTATCCATACTCGGGCAAAATTCGGGATCGGTTATCTTTCACAAGATCCTTCGGTATTTCGTAAGCTCAGCGTAGAAGATAATATTATGGCGGTTTTAGAAACCTTACCACTTTTAAGGGCAGAGCGTCGCAGGCGGCTAGAAGATTTATTGAAAGAATTAAACATAGCCCATTTACGTAAAAGTAAGGCTTATACTTTGAGTGGTGGCGAGATGCGGCGGCTTGAGATTACTAGGGCTTTAGTAACTAATCCTTCATTTCTTCTTTTGGATGAACCTTTTTCGGGCATTGATCCGATTGTTGTTGGCGAAGCCAAAGAGATAATTTCTGAGCTTAAAAATAAAGGTATTGGTATTCTTATTACTGATCATAATGTGAGAGAGACTCTTTCTATTACTGATCGGGCATACTTAATTTCCGAAGGGAAGATTCTAATTTCCGGTAGTTCCGATGATCTAATCAATCACGATGAGACTCGCAAAGTTTATTTAGGTAAAGATTTTCGCATGTAAAATAACGGGGTGAATAATGAAAGTAGAAGTAAAAAAAATTGATAAGCTGAAACGAAAGCTTGAAATTAAAGTTAGCGGCGAGGAATTTTTAAAGGAAAAAAAAGAGGCTTATCAGCCACACCTAAAAAGTCTCAAGGTTCCGGGATTTAGGCCGGGAGCTGCGCCAATAGATATTATTGAAAAGCATCATGGAGCACTTCTTAGGGACGAGTTATTAAAGAGAGTCTTGCCGATTTTTTATGGTCAAGCTTTAAAGCAGGAAAGTATATCTCCAGCTGGCTATCCTGAGATTTCTGATGTCGAGCTAACCAAAGATGCTTTGTCGTTTTCGGCAGAACTCGAGGCAAGACCGGAAATCGAGGTTACTGAGGCTAATTATAAAGGAATAAAGATTAAGGATAAAAAAATTGAGATTAAGGCTCAGGACATAGAGAAGGTTATCACTAACTTGCAAGACGGGGTTAAAAAGGTTATTCAAAAGAGTCTTGATGATGAGGAGTTGTCACGTTGGGCTTCTTATCCGGATAGTTCATTTTTGCGTGAAGCTATAAAGGGCCAGCTATTTGTTGAAAAATTACGCGAGCGTAAGCAAAAAGTCGAGCAGCAAATAAGGACCCATCTTTTAAAGGCGGTAAAAATAGATATACCTAAAAGTGAAGTCGAATATTACCATAAGCAGTTGCTTGACCGTGAAATTTATAATTTACAGCGTCAGGGGATTCCTGAAAAAGATATAGATAAATATAAAGATGATTTGAAAGAGAAATTATTACCTATGGCTGAAGAGGAGATAAAATTAACTTATGTTTTAGAGGCGGTAGCTAAAAAAGAGAATATCAAAACTGAGGCTAATTTAATTGAGGTCGTATTTGGGTTTATCTTAAGTCAAGCTAAGTACGAATAAGACAAGAAGGGGGTAAGCAAGGATGAAAAACCAAATGTATGTTCCAATGGTGATTGAACAGACAGGAAGAGTCGAGCGTGCGTATGACATATATTCTCGCCTCCTCAAAGACAGGATTATTTTTATCGGTACGCCAATCGATGACAACATAGCCAATGTCGTGATTGCTCAAATGTTATTTTTACAGATGGAAGATGTCAATAAGGATATCGGAATATATATTAATACTCCGGGAGGGGTTATTACTGCTGGCATGGCCATTTACGATACAATGCAGTTTGTTAAATGCGATGTTGCGACTTATTGTGTAGGCCAAGCAGCTTCGATGGGGGCTTTGCTCCTTTGTGCTGGAGCAAAGGGTAAACGTTACACTTTGCCTAATTCACGGATTATGATTCATCAGCCTTGGGGTGGAGTTCAGGGAACGGCTGAGGATATTTCAAGACAAACCGATGAGATTTTACGTCTTCGGTCAAAAGTTAATGAAATATTATCGTTTCATACTGGAAAATCATTAGACAAGATTAAGCAAGATACTGATCGGGATTATTTCATGAGCGCAGATGAATCAAAAAAATATGGCATCGTAGATGAAGTAATAAATCCGACAAAACAATCTAAGAAAAAATAATAGTTTAGCAATTGATTGGGTTAGATGAAGAGTGTTAAAAAGATAATACCCTTAAGGGGTACTTTGTGCTTAGGATTAGCCAAAGTTTAAAATTTGCTAGGAGTTAGCTAATGAATTCAGTTTTGGTCGGTTTACAGTGGGGAGATGAAGGCAAGGGGAAGATAATTGATTATCTTTGTCGCCATAGCGATGTAATTGTTCGCTTTCAGGGTGGCAATAATGCCGGACACACAGTAGTTATCGGTGGAAAAAAGTTTGTTTTTCACCTGATACCTTCAGGTATTTTACATAAAGATAAAATTTGCGCTATCGGTAATGGAGTTGTTGTCGATCCAAAAGTTTTGATTGAAGAAATTACTTCTTTGAAGAAATCGGGAGTAGTTGTATCTAGTCGCAACCTTA encodes the following:
- the lptB gene encoding LPS export ABC transporter ATP-binding protein is translated as MRLLEVSGLTKSYGPKTVVREVSLSVKRGEIVGLLGPNGAGKTTTFYMVVGIIAPDKGHILFDNREITSFAIHTRAKFGIGYLSQDPSVFRKLSVEDNIMAVLETLPLLRAERRRRLEDLLKELNIAHLRKSKAYTLSGGEMRRLEITRALVTNPSFLLLDEPFSGIDPIVVGEAKEIISELKNKGIGILITDHNVRETLSITDRAYLISEGKILISGSSDDLINHDETRKVYLGKDFRM
- the clpP gene encoding ATP-dependent Clp endopeptidase proteolytic subunit ClpP → MYVPMVIEQTGRVERAYDIYSRLLKDRIIFIGTPIDDNIANVVIAQMLFLQMEDVNKDIGIYINTPGGVITAGMAIYDTMQFVKCDVATYCVGQAASMGALLLCAGAKGKRYTLPNSRIMIHQPWGGVQGTAEDISRQTDEILRLRSKVNEILSFHTGKSLDKIKQDTDRDYFMSADESKKYGIVDEVINPTKQSKKK